From the genome of Variovorax sp. RA8, one region includes:
- the rplC gene encoding 50S ribosomal protein L3 has translation MSLSNSLGLLGRKVGMMRLFTDDGDAVPVTVVDVSNNRVTQIKTQETDGYVALQVTFGSRKASRVTKPEAGHLAKAGVEAGEIIQEFRVTPDAAAQHKAGGAIAVASVFAVGQKVDVQGTSIGKGYAGTIKRHNMSSQRASHGNSRSHNVPGSIGMAQDPGRVFPGKRMTGHLGDVTVTTQNLDVIRIDEARQLLLIKGAIPGAKGGFVTVRPAVKAKATPAA, from the coding sequence ATGAGTCTGAGCAACTCCCTCGGGTTGCTGGGCCGCAAGGTGGGGATGATGCGTCTCTTCACCGATGACGGGGACGCCGTTCCCGTCACGGTGGTGGATGTGTCCAACAACCGCGTGACCCAGATCAAAACCCAAGAGACCGATGGCTATGTCGCGCTGCAAGTGACGTTCGGCTCGCGCAAGGCATCGCGCGTCACCAAGCCCGAAGCAGGCCATCTCGCCAAGGCTGGCGTCGAAGCCGGCGAAATCATCCAGGAATTCCGCGTCACCCCCGACGCCGCCGCTCAGCACAAGGCTGGCGGCGCGATCGCCGTGGCCAGCGTGTTCGCGGTGGGCCAGAAGGTCGACGTGCAGGGCACCTCGATCGGCAAGGGCTACGCCGGCACCATCAAGCGCCACAACATGTCCTCGCAGCGCGCTTCGCACGGCAACAGCCGTTCGCACAACGTGCCGGGTTCCATCGGCATGGCGCAGGATCCCGGTCGCGTGTTCCCAGGCAAGCGCATGACGGGTCATCTGGGCGACGTCACCGTGACGACCCAGAACCTCGACGTGATCCGTATCGACGAAGCGCGCCAGCTGCTTCTGATCAAGGGCGCGATTCCGGGTGCCAAGGGTGGCTTCGTCACCGTGCGTCCGGCCGTCAAGGCCAAGGCCACGCCGGCGGCCTAA
- the rplD gene encoding 50S ribosomal protein L4, whose protein sequence is MQLELLNEQGQAASKYDAPETVFGRDYNEDLVHQVVVAYQANARQGTRAQKDREQVKHSTKKPFKQKGTGRARAGMTSSPLWRGGGRIFPNMPDENFSQKINKKMYRAGMASIFSQLAREGRVAVVESIKVDSPKTKALAAKFKAMNLESVLVIAEEVDENLYLASRNLVNVLVVEPRYADPVSLVHYKKVLVTKGAVDKLKEMFA, encoded by the coding sequence ATGCAACTCGAACTCCTGAACGAACAAGGCCAGGCCGCGTCCAAGTATGACGCGCCCGAGACTGTGTTCGGCCGTGACTACAACGAAGACCTGGTGCACCAGGTCGTGGTCGCTTACCAAGCCAATGCCCGCCAGGGCACTCGTGCCCAGAAGGACCGCGAGCAGGTCAAGCACTCCACCAAGAAGCCGTTCAAGCAAAAGGGAACGGGCCGCGCGCGTGCCGGTATGACGTCCTCGCCGCTGTGGCGCGGGGGTGGCCGCATCTTCCCGAACATGCCTGACGAGAACTTCTCGCAGAAGATCAACAAGAAGATGTACCGTGCCGGCATGGCGTCCATCTTCTCGCAGCTCGCACGCGAGGGCCGCGTGGCCGTGGTTGAATCGATCAAGGTCGATTCGCCCAAGACCAAGGCGCTGGCTGCCAAGTTCAAGGCAATGAATCTCGAGTCCGTGCTCGTGATCGCCGAAGAAGTCGACGAGAACCTGTACCTGGCCTCGCGCAACCTGGTGAATGTGCTCGTGGTCGAGCCGCGCTACGCCGATCCAGTGTCGCTGGTTCACTACAAGAAGGTGCTGGTCACTAAGGGCGCCGTCGACAAGCTCAAGGAGATGTTCGCATGA
- the rplW gene encoding 50S ribosomal protein L23 produces the protein MNPTPQQRQFDEGRLMNVLVAPIVSEKATMVGEKSNAVTFKVLQDATKPEIKAAVELMFKVEVKGVSVLNTKGKSKRFGKSVGRRDNVRKAYVTLKAGQELNLVGEGA, from the coding sequence ATGAATCCTACGCCTCAGCAGCGTCAGTTCGACGAGGGTCGTCTGATGAACGTGCTGGTCGCACCGATCGTGTCCGAGAAGGCCACGATGGTCGGCGAGAAGTCGAATGCAGTCACTTTCAAGGTGCTGCAGGACGCCACCAAGCCCGAGATCAAGGCGGCTGTCGAACTGATGTTCAAGGTCGAAGTGAAGGGCGTATCCGTGCTCAACACCAAGGGCAAGAGCAAGCGCTTTGGCAAGTCGGTCGGCCGCCGCGACAACGTTCGCAAGGCCTACGTCACGCTCAAGGCCGGGCAAGAGCTCAATCTGGTCGGGGAAGGCGCTTAA